Sequence from the Sphingosinicella ginsenosidimutans genome:
GCGGATCAACAACGAGGAAGTGTTCGGCCCGGTCGTCAGCACGATCCGCGTCAAGGATTATGAGGAGGCGCTTGCGGTCGCCAATCGCGGCGATTTCGGCCTCTCCGCCGGCATCGTCACCACCAGCCTGAAGCATGCCCGCCATTTCCGCCGAAACGTTCGCGCCGGCATGGTGATGGTGAACCTGCCGACCGCCGGGGTCGACTATCACGTGCCCTTCGGCGGCACGCGCAAGTCGAGCTACGGCACGCGCGAGCAGGGGTTTGCGGCGATCGAATTCTACACGCAGACCAAGACCGTCTACATCGGGGGCTGAGCGAAAGTGGCCGATCCCGTCCCCGCGGCGCAGCGCGCGGTTTATCCGAGCTTGCGTGGCCGTCGCGTTCTGGTGACGGGCGGTGGCTCGGGGATTGGGGCCGGGATTGTGGGGGAGTTCGTCCGGCAGGGTTCGGACGTGACCTTTTTCGACATCCAGGAGGAGCCGTCGCTTGCGCTGGTCGAGTCGCTGTCGAAGGGGGAGGGGCGCGGCCCGCTTTTCCGGCCGGTCGATCTTCGCGACATCGGCGCGCTGCAGGCGGAGATTGCGGCGCTGATCGCGCGCGACGGCGGGTTCGACGTGCTGGTGAACAATGCCGCCAATGACGATCGCCACAAGCTCGAGGAGGTGACCGAGGCCTATTGGAACGAGCGGATGGAGACGAACCTTCGCCACATGTTCTTCTGCGCGCAATCGGTGATCGGGCCGATGCGCGCGAAGGGGCGTGGGGCGATCGTCAATCTCGGCTCGATCTCCTGGCATCTCGGGATCGAGGATCTGGCGCTCTACCAGGTGGCGAAGGCGGGGATCGAGGGGCTGACGCGGGCGCTGGCGCGCGAGCTTGGCGGCGACAATATCCGGGTCAACTGCGTGGTGCCGGGCAATGTGCGAACGCCGCGCCAGCTCAGATGGTACACGCCCGAGGGCGAGGCCGAGATCGTCGCCGCCCAGGCGCTCGACGGCCGCCTGCTGCCCGAAGACATCGCCGCCATGATCCTCTTCCTCGCCAGCGACGACGCACGACTCGTCACCGGCCATAACTATTTCGTCGACGCAGGATGGCTGTGAAGGCGCTCGGCGCGTTCGTCCTCCTCGCTTTGGCGTCGGCGGCGCCGGCGCAGCCGCATCTCGGCCAGCTCTTTTCCGATCACGCGGTGCTCCAGCGGGGACGGCCGATCGCCCTGTGGGGCGAAGCGGCGCCGGGCGAGCGCGTCGCGGTGGCGCTCGGCGAGGCGCGCGCGACCGCCACGGCCGGGCGCGACGGCCGCTGGCGCGCCACCTTGCCCGCCATGACCGCGGGCGGCCCCTATACGCTGACCGTCACCGCGCCGTCCGGCACGGCCGAGGCGCGCGACGTGATGATCGGCGATGTCTGGCTCTGCTCGGGCCAGTCGAACATGGAATTGCAGGTCAGCCGCGCGCTCAACAGCTTTAACGAGACGCAGGCGGCGAACGATTCCGGTCTGCGCCTCCTCAACGTTCCGCATGTCACCGCGCCCACCCCGGCCGCGGCCTTCTCGCAGCCGGTGAACTGGGCCGTCACGACGCCCGACAGCGTCGGCGATTTCTCGGCCGCCTGCTATTATATGGCGCGCGAGCTTCGGGCCGCGCATCCCGATGTCGCGATCGGCGCGATCAATGCGAGCTGGGGCGGATCGCCGATCCGCGCCTGGCTGGACGATGAGGGCGCGCGCGCGGCGCTCGGTGCGGACTATCGCGCGCTCCTGTCCTATCGCCATGACCCCGCAGCGGCGAACGCTGCCTTTGGCGAGCAATGGGCTTCATGGTGGCGGCACGCGCGGGGCGACGCCACCGGCGCGGAGCCCTGGCACGCGAGCGACCGCCTTGCCTGGTCGCCCGTGCCCGCAATGCGCTATTGGGAGCAATGGGGCGATCCGCGCTTCGCCGGCTTCGATGGCATGGTGTGGATGCGAAAGCGCTTCACGCTCACCGTCGCCGAAGCCGCGCAGGCCGCGACGCTCTCGCTCGGCGTGATCGACGAGGTGGACGAGGCCTTCGTCAACGGGGTCGCGGTCGGCGGGCTCTATTCCTGGGAGACGCCGCGCGTATATCCAATCCCCGCGGGCCTGCTCCATGCGGGCGAGAACGAGATCCTGGTCAACGTCTTCGACGGATCGGGCTCCGGCGGCCTCGCCGGGCCGGCCGAGCGGCTGAACATCACCCTTGCCGACGGCACGGTGAAGGCGATCGGCGAGGGTTGGCAATACAGTGTCGTGACGCCCAATCCGGGCATGCCGCCGCGCCCGGCCTGGGACGCGCCGATGGGCCTCACCCTCATCCACAACGGCATGATTTCGCCACTGCGCGATTTCGGCCTCGCCGGCGTCGCCTGGTATCAGGGCGAAAGCGATGTCGGGCAGCCGGGCAGCTATGCCGATCGGCTCGCCGCGATGATGGCGGGGTGGCGGCGGCAGTTCGACCGGCCGGACCTTCCGTTCCTGATCGTGAGCCTCGCCAATTTCGGCCCGTCCGCCACCCATCCGGTCGCGAGCGGCTGGGCCGAGCTTCGCGAGCAGCAGCGGATCGGCGTCGCGCGCGATCCCCATGCGGCGCTGGTGATCGCGATGGACCTTGGCGAGCGGCTCGACATCCACCCCGCGAACAAGCCGGAGCTCGGCCGGCGCCTCGCCCGCGCCGCGTTGCATCTCGCTTACGGGGCGAGCGCACCGGCCGGGCCCGAGGCGGTGGATGCGCGCCGCGACGGGGACGATGTGGTCGTCCGCTTCACCGGCGTCACCGGCGCGCTCCAGAGCTGGAGCAGCACGCGCGCCATCGCCTTCGAACTGTGCGGCGCGAGCCAGGACAGCTGCCGCTATGCCGACGCCGTCCCGGATGGATCGACCGTGCGCCTGCGCGCCGACGGCCGGCCGGCCACGCGCGTGCGCTATGCCTGGGCCGACAGCCCCGTCACCAACCTCTACGACGAGGCGCCGCTGCCGCCCGGTCCGTTCGAGCTGCCGATCAATTAGTAAAAATAATTGACAATCAATATTGATGACTGTAAAGCGGGTGAATGGATACCGAGCCCCACCCCCTGCTGCAGGTCGCTTTCCCGGCCCTGCTCCGCCACGCCCGCACCACTTATTCCGCCGCCATGCGCCGCGCGCTCATCGAGGCGGGCTATGACGATATTCCCGGCAACGGCCTCTATGTGATCGGGGCGCTCGCAATCGGCGAGGCGCCGCTCAGCCAGATCATCGCCGAGCTTCGCGTGTCGAAACAGGTCGCGGGCCAGCTCGTCGATGCGCTGGTGCTGCGCGGCTATCTGGACAGACGGACCGATCCCCAGGATCGTCGCCGGCTCACGATCACGCTGACCGAGCGTGGCAAGGCGGCCGCCGAGACGCAGGCGGCGGCGCGCGCGGCGATCGATGCCGAGCTCGTCGCCCGGATCGGCGCGGAAAAGGAATTGCATGCGCGCCAGGCGCTCTCCGCGCTCATCGACATTCGCCGCGACGCGGAGGCCGCCGCCGGCTGAGGCCGCTCACCGACGCCGCTAGTGATTGTGGCGGGGCGTTTTCTTCGACGTGCCGCGATATTTGATCGCGAAATCGAGCACGCCGCCCGC
This genomic interval carries:
- a CDS encoding MarR family winged helix-turn-helix transcriptional regulator; translation: MDTEPHPLLQVAFPALLRHARTTYSAAMRRALIEAGYDDIPGNGLYVIGALAIGEAPLSQIIAELRVSKQVAGQLVDALVLRGYLDRRTDPQDRRRLTITLTERGKAAAETQAAARAAIDAELVARIGAEKELHARQALSALIDIRRDAEAAAG
- a CDS encoding sialate O-acetylesterase; this encodes MAVKALGAFVLLALASAAPAQPHLGQLFSDHAVLQRGRPIALWGEAAPGERVAVALGEARATATAGRDGRWRATLPAMTAGGPYTLTVTAPSGTAEARDVMIGDVWLCSGQSNMELQVSRALNSFNETQAANDSGLRLLNVPHVTAPTPAAAFSQPVNWAVTTPDSVGDFSAACYYMARELRAAHPDVAIGAINASWGGSPIRAWLDDEGARAALGADYRALLSYRHDPAAANAAFGEQWASWWRHARGDATGAEPWHASDRLAWSPVPAMRYWEQWGDPRFAGFDGMVWMRKRFTLTVAEAAQAATLSLGVIDEVDEAFVNGVAVGGLYSWETPRVYPIPAGLLHAGENEILVNVFDGSGSGGLAGPAERLNITLADGTVKAIGEGWQYSVVTPNPGMPPRPAWDAPMGLTLIHNGMISPLRDFGLAGVAWYQGESDVGQPGSYADRLAAMMAGWRRQFDRPDLPFLIVSLANFGPSATHPVASGWAELREQQRIGVARDPHAALVIAMDLGERLDIHPANKPELGRRLARAALHLAYGASAPAGPEAVDARRDGDDVVVRFTGVTGALQSWSSTRAIAFELCGASQDSCRYADAVPDGSTVRLRADGRPATRVRYAWADSPVTNLYDEAPLPPGPFELPIN
- a CDS encoding SDR family NAD(P)-dependent oxidoreductase → MADPVPAAQRAVYPSLRGRRVLVTGGGSGIGAGIVGEFVRQGSDVTFFDIQEEPSLALVESLSKGEGRGPLFRPVDLRDIGALQAEIAALIARDGGFDVLVNNAANDDRHKLEEVTEAYWNERMETNLRHMFFCAQSVIGPMRAKGRGAIVNLGSISWHLGIEDLALYQVAKAGIEGLTRALARELGGDNIRVNCVVPGNVRTPRQLRWYTPEGEAEIVAAQALDGRLLPEDIAAMILFLASDDARLVTGHNYFVDAGWL